GTAACTATCACAATCTAAATGACCTCACCCTTATTTTTATCTGTCCAAGGATCCACTCAGAAATACAGATACAGAATGAATCATAAAAATTCACTTCTAACGATTATAATGGTAGGACAGCACTAATCTGAAGAGATGTGTGAAATCATTTGAAAGTGATAACAACATTTTAGTAGTTTTAAGCCAGCATGTAGGAGAAGTTTGAAATTTAGAGAATTAAAATAACTGTCCTCAAATTAGTAGCAGTGGGAAGCTAATTATAAATATACAGActtataataatataattataaACTAATAGAAGCTTGCTCTAAATGAGGCTGGTGACATACATCATTTCAGCGAGAGCTAAATTAGGGTTTCAGATACGAAAGTAACGCTCTTTGTACATTTTCAGCTGGATCACTCTGCAAATTCCCTTACAATTATCCCTAAAATGTGTCCCAATCCACAAAAAAGTAGTATGTGTTTCCTTGGTGCATTAAAAGATAGGAACCGAAGGTAAATAAAGGAGACAAAAATCATGTGGGAGGTCTGTAGTAAATGCGTGGAAGAGAAGATTGTTGGACAGTCCCACAGACAGGAGCTGAAATTAAACACTGAACAAAGAAAATGAACGATGAGGTTGGAATGTAtcccaagagaaaaaaaggacaattttaaaagcttatcAAGCATACACGGTGGGAAATGCAAGCTGGTATGTGAATTTGGAGACGTCCATGCCTGGGAATTTTTGGAACACCTTTATCTTTGGCAGGCTGGTGCAATTCGCTAAACATCAGCACCATGACCTGCTGCCACAGAGGGTAACACGAGCTGGATATACAGTTCGATCAGTATGGCATTACTTCAGCATGGAACTAGAtgttggctttttcctttttaaacttgaGAGCTGCTCTCGTACATCAGACGTGAAAGCGCGGGGTGACCATCAGAACTGCTATCACAACATGCAACTACTCCCACCATCCCTCCCCCCAGAATCTGATCCATCACACTGTAAATGTGATTATTTCTACCGAAACCCCTAGGAAAGGAAATTCACAACACCAAGCTGTTATACATGCTTTGCTGatataaagagaaaaacattagaATTGTATAATTGCTGTTAAAATCGTATTTAATATCACCTTTTAGTGACTGGAGATTAATTCAATTTCTAACAAATTGATTCCAGGGAATGAAAGTAATCAAGCCGTCTCATGTATCTGAAGATGACTTAAAAgatctttttcatttccaaaccTCATTAAGCAATCGGTACATTTATGAGGCAAGTCTGCTGAGTGCCTGAAATCCAAATGAGTTTTAAGGTCTTCAATCTGTCCTGTTGAATATTCACAGTACTGACACAAATAAATCCCTTCAGATAAATGAGAGCTTAAATGCTTGCAATACTCCAACATACCTGAAAAGCCCTTCCCACAGTCATCACAAACATGAGGGAATATTTTGGTGTGTTCAATCGCTACGTGCCTGTTGACATTTGTATGCAGCCTGCTCCTAAAGCCGCACACTTGGCACACAAAGAAGTTTTTGCATTTGTCAAAACTGATTTTGTTTATGAGACTGTACTGTCCGCGCTCCTTGTTATGATAGCTGTCGCTTAACTCTATCAGCCGACACGCGTGTTCGTTCACCACATGGCTATGGAGATCTTCTGGATCATTTGTTTCGTGCTCACAGAACTGACACAAATACTGCTCGTCACAGCTGTGCTCCTGGAAGTGCAGGTACAACTCGCTGCTGGAGGAGAACTGCATATCGCACTGCTCACACCAGTAAAGGTGGTCGTTGAAGTGAGTGTCTGCTATGTGCTGACTCAGATTCTCAAATATCACTGTTTTGTAATCGCAGTATTTACAGATGTACGGATCCTCCTCATGTAGTTTTACGTGTTCGATGAGCTGCACTTTGCTGGAGAAGCTTTCTTTGCAAACTTTACAGACGTGAGTGTCTGTACACGTCTTATGCTTCAGGATCATGTGCTGCTTTAAATCAGAAAAGTACTTGCTATTAAACTCACAGAGCTCACACTTGTATAAGCCACTGCTGTTGGCTCTCAGCAAAGGCCATTTCTGTTGAGCCGTGATATTCAAAGCCTGGTTCTTCTCAAAGATTTTACAGGTTTCCAGAGGGATTTCCTCTAGGTCCTCAGCTTCTAGCTTCTCGGGCGACACAGTTTGTGTTTCTATATCGTGAACTTCTACAGCATTCACTTCTGTTGTAGAAATTTCTACAGTTTGAATATCAAGAGGTTTCTCCTCTTCTGTAGGGCTGTCACTGAATATAGGTGAATCACATAAGTCTCTGCACATTCCATTATTAGTACCTTTATCTGCAGGAAGAAATAGATAATAAAAACAAGAGGTTAAAAACAACCCTGCAAAACACCTGGGTTCATATTTACCTTTTCGGTTAGTTGTAGCATcttagaaatgcaaaaagcagttATTTTCCCCCAGCCAGACTATGTATTATGGTTAACTATCAAATAAATAACGTAAACTACAAATCCTTTGCCTCTTCTGTCAGAGCAAAAGTGACATTAAAAGCCAGCAGTCAGGCTCTCCAGCTTCCCAGCACCCAAGCTGCAAATCCACATTTACCTTTACCTTTATCCTTCCTTTTAGCGTCCGTATAGTGCAAGCCCACAACGTTTGAATGGGACCCGCTCCAGTGAGAGGTCCCAGCATGCACTGGACTCCCATCATCGTCTGTGTCTAGGCTCTGCACAGCACTGTGGAATCTACCTGcggagagaagagaaggatctTCTTGTCATTGTCTGTCTATCACTAGCATCGTCACGATTCTTTAACCATACATCTTAAATACTATTTACTTACTCTAGttgcataaatttatttttataatcacATCATAACCTACATTTAAGAAAGCAACAATAAATACCTTAGAAATTATTTCCATACATACAGAACACAACAAACAAATTCAAAATGTGGCAACTCTGACTTtaaaatttcagcagaaaatagtCAGTTGATtataatggaataaaaaaaatccttaaatgaaAACTTGATATTTGAAagacatgatttaaaaaaatattcttaaatatttctggactttgcattttaatatatAATACTTTCTAAATCTTCTGGAGACTTGCTAGCTAATTTAttagagtgaaaagaaaaataaatataacaaaaatccACCCTCACATTTGCACTGCTAAACTTCACATACACTAGTggatgttttataaaaatatctgttaagTACTTTTCCCTAAGTACAAATGCAGCTCAAGGCAATTGCTGGTAAATTCCATCTGAACTCTTAGATTATTTACATCAGCTTTACATTACCTAGCTAGCAGATGTTTAGATAAAGAATCATCATTATAAATGTTGTAAAATTGAAGGACCTTTTAGTCATCAtcattttttactttgaaaattggATTTCAGTTACAGGAATTAAACCTTCCACCAGTCTAAGGCGCACCAGCTCACAACGATGCTCAGAAGTCACAAGTTTGTATTATATTACTTCTATGAATAAGTGCATGACAGGCTTAGTAAAGAATTGCAGAACAAGACGTCAACATGTAGTCTtacctctgttttcagaaaacttt
The sequence above is a segment of the Larus michahellis chromosome 6, bLarMic1.1, whole genome shotgun sequence genome. Coding sequences within it:
- the ZNF639 gene encoding zinc finger protein 639 isoform X1, with amino-acid sequence MNEHPKKRKRKTLHPSRYSDSSGASKYIDNSGIFSDHCYSVCSMKQPDTKFSENRGRFHSAVQSLDTDDDGSPVHAGTSHWSGSHSNVVGLHYTDAKRKDKGKDKGTNNGMCRDLCDSPIFSDSPTEEEKPLDIQTVEISTTEVNAVEVHDIETQTVSPEKLEAEDLEEIPLETCKIFEKNQALNITAQQKWPLLRANSSGLYKCELCEFNSKYFSDLKQHMILKHKTCTDTHVCKVCKESFSSKVQLIEHVKLHEEDPYICKYCDYKTVIFENLSQHIADTHFNDHLYWCEQCDMQFSSSSELYLHFQEHSCDEQYLCQFCEHETNDPEDLHSHVVNEHACRLIELSDSYHNKERGQYSLINKISFDKCKNFFVCQVCGFRSRLHTNVNRHVAIEHTKIFPHVCDDCGKGFSGMLEYCKHLSSHLSEGIYLCQYCEYSTGQIEDLKTHLDFRHSADLPHKCTDCLMRFGNEKDLLSHLQIHETA
- the ZNF639 gene encoding zinc finger protein 639 isoform X5 — encoded protein: MKQPDTKFSENRGRFHSAVQSLDTDDDGSPVHAGTSHWSGSHSNVVGLHYTDAKRKDKGKDKGTNNGMCRDLCDSPIFSDSPTEEEKPLDIQTVEISTTEVNAVEVHDIETQTVSPEKLEAEDLEEIPLETCKIFEKNQALNITAQQKWPLLRANSSGLYKCELCEFNSKYFSDLKQHMILKHKTCTDTHVCKVCKESFSSKVQLIEHVKLHEEDPYICKYCDYKTVIFENLSQHIADTHFNDHLYWCEQCDMQFSSSSELYLHFQEHSCDEQYLCQFCEHETNDPEDLHSHVVNEHACRLIELSDSYHNKERGQYSLINKISFDKCKNFFVCQVCGFRSRLHTNVNRHVAIEHTKIFPHVCDDCGKGFSGMLEYCKHLSSHLSEGIYLCQYCEYSTGQIEDLKTHLDFRHSADLPHKCTDCLMRFGNEKDLLSHLQIHETA
- the ZNF639 gene encoding zinc finger protein 639 isoform X2 — protein: MNEHPKKRKRKTLHPSRYSDSSGASKYIDNSGIFSDHCYSVCSMKQPDTKFSENRGRFHSAVQSLDTDDDGSPVHAGTSHWSGSHSNVVGLHYTDAKRKDKDKGTNNGMCRDLCDSPIFSDSPTEEEKPLDIQTVEISTTEVNAVEVHDIETQTVSPEKLEAEDLEEIPLETCKIFEKNQALNITAQQKWPLLRANSSGLYKCELCEFNSKYFSDLKQHMILKHKTCTDTHVCKVCKESFSSKVQLIEHVKLHEEDPYICKYCDYKTVIFENLSQHIADTHFNDHLYWCEQCDMQFSSSSELYLHFQEHSCDEQYLCQFCEHETNDPEDLHSHVVNEHACRLIELSDSYHNKERGQYSLINKISFDKCKNFFVCQVCGFRSRLHTNVNRHVAIEHTKIFPHVCDDCGKGFSGMLEYCKHLSSHLSEGIYLCQYCEYSTGQIEDLKTHLDFRHSADLPHKCTDCLMRFGNEKDLLSHLQIHETA
- the ZNF639 gene encoding zinc finger protein 639 isoform X3, whose protein sequence is MNEHPKKRKRKTLHPSRYSDSSGASKYIDNSGIFSDHCYSVCSMKQPDTKFSENRGRFHSAVQSLDTDDDGSPVHAGTSHWSGSHSNVVGLHYTDAKRKDKGKDKGTNNGMCRDLCDSPIFSDSPTEEEKPLDIQTVEISTTEVNAVEVHDIETQTVSPEKLEAEDLEEIPLETCKIFEKNQALNITAQQKWPLLRANSSGLYKCELCEFNSKYFSDLKQHMILKHKTCTDTHVCKVCKESFSSKVQLIEHVKLHEEDPYICKYCDYKTVIFENLSQHIADTHFNDHLYWCEQCDMQFSSSSELYLHFQEHSCDEQYLCQFCEHETNDPEDLHSHVVNEHACRLIELSDSYHNKERGQYSLINKISFDKCKNFFVCQVCGFRSRLHTNVNRHVAIEHTKIFPHVCDDCGKGFSGGTAQLSSGEKAVPGDSDKRWKKDIQKNPKK
- the ZNF639 gene encoding zinc finger protein 639 isoform X4, translated to MNEHPKKRKRKTLHPSRYSDSSGASKYIDNSGIFSDHCYSVCSMKQPDTKFSENRGRFHSAVQSLDTDDDGSPVHAGTSHWSGSHSNVVGLHYTDAKRKDKDKGTNNGMCRDLCDSPIFSDSPTEEEKPLDIQTVEISTTEVNAVEVHDIETQTVSPEKLEAEDLEEIPLETCKIFEKNQALNITAQQKWPLLRANSSGLYKCELCEFNSKYFSDLKQHMILKHKTCTDTHVCKVCKESFSSKVQLIEHVKLHEEDPYICKYCDYKTVIFENLSQHIADTHFNDHLYWCEQCDMQFSSSSELYLHFQEHSCDEQYLCQFCEHETNDPEDLHSHVVNEHACRLIELSDSYHNKERGQYSLINKISFDKCKNFFVCQVCGFRSRLHTNVNRHVAIEHTKIFPHVCDDCGKGFSGGTAQLSSGEKAVPGDSDKRWKKDIQKNPKK
- the ZNF639 gene encoding zinc finger protein 639 isoform X6, yielding MKQPDTKFSENRGRFHSAVQSLDTDDDGSPVHAGTSHWSGSHSNVVGLHYTDAKRKDKDKGTNNGMCRDLCDSPIFSDSPTEEEKPLDIQTVEISTTEVNAVEVHDIETQTVSPEKLEAEDLEEIPLETCKIFEKNQALNITAQQKWPLLRANSSGLYKCELCEFNSKYFSDLKQHMILKHKTCTDTHVCKVCKESFSSKVQLIEHVKLHEEDPYICKYCDYKTVIFENLSQHIADTHFNDHLYWCEQCDMQFSSSSELYLHFQEHSCDEQYLCQFCEHETNDPEDLHSHVVNEHACRLIELSDSYHNKERGQYSLINKISFDKCKNFFVCQVCGFRSRLHTNVNRHVAIEHTKIFPHVCDDCGKGFSGMLEYCKHLSSHLSEGIYLCQYCEYSTGQIEDLKTHLDFRHSADLPHKCTDCLMRFGNEKDLLSHLQIHETA